One Fibrobacterota bacterium genomic window carries:
- a CDS encoding HigA family addiction module antidote protein: MIPRNRTPSHPGDILIHEFLEPMELSQVSLAAKLGIPIQRINTLIKGKRGMTAETAILLSEELGTSPEFWMNLQISWDLFHAQRRLKAA, from the coding sequence ATGATTCCCAGAAATCGAACCCCCAGCCACCCCGGAGATATCCTGATCCACGAGTTCCTTGAGCCCATGGAACTCAGCCAGGTTTCCCTGGCCGCAAAACTCGGGATCCCCATCCAGAGGATCAATACCCTCATCAAAGGCAAACGCGGCATGACCGCGGAAACGGCCATTCTTCTCAGCGAGGAACTCGGCACCAGCCCTGAGTTCTGGATGAATCTCCAAATCTCATGGGATTTGTTCCATGCGCAACGGCGGCTGAAAGCCGCTTGA
- a CDS encoding DUF1080 domain-containing protein → MLIPALFAALATALSPEPAVLPDPDFALQGEYLGTVHTAGSSDGTPLGSQVIARGEGAFTLVFFPGGLPGAGAQGDRYPVQGTRSGRDLAISDSVYAGGISGDTLKGFAGPAAPFTLTKTSRISPTLGLKPPDGATVLFDGGAPVAWTNAAQDSEGNLAPLQREARTNAKFADFSLHLEFRMPFLPQAIGPARGNSGVRFLDDGHFYAEIQLLDSFGSDTGSEECGGIEGLYAPRVMAAFPPLAWQTMDIQVSTPPDSGGEGALTVWQNGILIHSRRRIPVLGKQVLVALQSLDSTGAFRNVWLVEGNDGYPLVTDAVKARGGRKSRPEGRDFRGWPWKSGLYRIDGSRRTLAPRP, encoded by the coding sequence ATGCTGATTCCCGCCCTGTTCGCCGCCCTGGCCACCGCCCTTTCTCCAGAACCCGCCGTCCTTCCCGATCCCGATTTCGCCTTGCAAGGGGAATACCTGGGAACCGTCCATACGGCCGGCTCCTCCGACGGGACGCCCCTGGGGTCGCAGGTGATCGCCCGGGGCGAAGGCGCCTTCACCCTCGTCTTCTTCCCGGGAGGTCTGCCGGGCGCGGGCGCGCAAGGCGATCGCTATCCTGTCCAAGGGACCCGCTCCGGTCGGGATCTGGCTATCTCCGACTCGGTCTATGCGGGGGGTATCTCGGGAGATACCCTGAAAGGATTCGCCGGTCCGGCCGCGCCCTTCACCCTGACCAAGACGAGCCGGATAAGCCCGACCCTGGGACTGAAGCCCCCGGACGGGGCGACGGTGCTCTTCGACGGCGGGGCGCCGGTCGCGTGGACGAACGCGGCCCAGGACTCCGAAGGGAACCTCGCGCCGCTGCAACGCGAGGCCAGGACGAACGCCAAGTTCGCGGACTTTTCCCTGCATCTGGAATTCCGCATGCCCTTCCTGCCGCAAGCCATCGGCCCGGCGCGCGGGAACTCCGGGGTGCGCTTCCTGGACGATGGGCATTTCTATGCCGAGATCCAACTGCTGGATTCCTTCGGCAGCGATACGGGGTCGGAGGAATGCGGCGGCATCGAAGGCTTGTACGCCCCACGGGTGATGGCGGCCTTTCCGCCGCTAGCATGGCAGACCATGGACATCCAGGTTTCGACCCCGCCGGATTCGGGAGGCGAAGGCGCTCTCACGGTTTGGCAAAACGGGATCTTGATCCATTCGCGGCGCAGAATCCCCGTCCTCGGAAAGCAAGTACTCGTGGCGCTGCAGAGCCTGGATAGCACGGGGGCCTTTCGCAACGTGTGGCTGGTGGAAGGAAACGACGGGTATCCGCTCGTGACGGACGCCGTCAAAGCGCGGGGCGGAAGGAAAAGCCGGCCTGAGGGAAGGGATTTCCGGGGATGGCCCTGGAAATCGGGCCTATATAGGATCGATGGCTCCCGCCGGACCCTCGCACCCCGCCCTTAG
- a CDS encoding response regulator, whose product MKILLVDDSTTMRRIQKNTLEKLGHTDVTEAGDGAEAIAKLQGGGFELVLMDWNMPNMTGIEALKKIKADPALKSVPVIMVTSESEKTRILEAIQSGAANYVVKPFQPETLAEKIASSVKK is encoded by the coding sequence ATGAAAATCCTGCTCGTCGACGACTCCACCACCATGCGCCGCATCCAGAAGAACACGCTCGAGAAGCTCGGCCATACCGACGTCACCGAGGCCGGGGACGGCGCCGAGGCCATCGCGAAGCTGCAGGGCGGCGGCTTTGAACTGGTCCTGATGGATTGGAACATGCCCAACATGACCGGCATCGAAGCCTTGAAGAAGATCAAGGCGGATCCGGCCCTCAAAAGCGTGCCCGTGATAATGGTGACCTCGGAGTCGGAGAAAACCCGCATCCTCGAAGCCATCCAGAGCGGAGCGGCCAATTACGTGGTGAAGCCCTTCCAGCCCGAGACCTTGGCCGAGAAAATCGCTTCGTCAGTGAAGAAATAA
- a CDS encoding chemotaxis protein CheX — MGSPVKVEHINPFVNATMETFRTMVHTEATPGKIMLVSGSHLKYDISGIIGLSGGAKGTVALSFPRITALKVVSGLIGEKQLALDDTVKDAVGELANIVAGAAKKDLTQYKISISLPTVIIGENHQVQGGKEVVPLLVPFETSFGGFHLVVGFTSEI, encoded by the coding sequence ATGGGATCGCCTGTCAAGGTCGAGCATATCAATCCCTTCGTGAACGCCACGATGGAAACCTTCAGAACCATGGTCCACACGGAGGCGACCCCGGGGAAGATCATGCTCGTCTCGGGAAGCCATTTGAAATACGACATCTCCGGCATCATCGGCCTGAGCGGCGGCGCCAAGGGCACCGTGGCCTTGTCCTTCCCGCGCATAACCGCCCTCAAGGTGGTCTCCGGGTTAATCGGGGAAAAGCAGCTGGCCTTGGACGATACCGTCAAGGATGCCGTTGGCGAGCTCGCCAACATCGTCGCGGGCGCGGCCAAGAAGGATCTGACGCAATACAAGATCAGCATCTCCCTGCCCACGGTCATCATCGGCGAGAACCACCAGGTCCAGGGCGGCAAGGAAGTCGTTCCTTTGCTCGTGCCCTTCGAAACCTCTTTCGGCGGTTTCCACCTGGTTGTCGGTTTTACGAGCGAGATCTGA
- a CDS encoding chemotaxis protein CheX produces the protein MPISIRAEHVNPFILSNLETFVKMVGIEAKPGKPILKQDARLDYDISGIIGLSGKVIGTVSLSFPEATALAVCNKFMSANLKVMNAEILDAVGELINIVAGNAKKGLTEFNIEISLPSVIVGKNHRIVEPKGSVGFVIPFASALGSFHMAVSLKPA, from the coding sequence ATGCCCATATCCATCCGCGCCGAGCACGTCAATCCCTTCATCCTCTCCAACCTCGAGACCTTCGTCAAGATGGTCGGCATCGAGGCCAAGCCCGGCAAGCCCATCCTCAAGCAGGACGCCCGCCTCGACTACGATATCTCCGGCATCATCGGCCTTTCGGGCAAGGTGATCGGGACCGTTTCCCTCAGCTTTCCCGAAGCCACCGCCTTGGCGGTGTGCAATAAGTTCATGTCCGCCAATCTCAAGGTGATGAACGCGGAGATCCTGGATGCGGTGGGCGAGCTCATCAACATCGTCGCCGGCAACGCCAAGAAGGGCCTGACGGAATTCAACATCGAGATATCCCTTCCCAGCGTCATCGTCGGCAAGAACCATCGCATCGTCGAACCCAAGGGCTCCGTGGGATTCGTCATCCCCTTCGCAAGCGCCCTCGGGAGTTTCCACATGGCCGTGAGCCTGAAGCCGGCCTGA
- a CDS encoding response regulator, giving the protein MRILIVDDDFLSRKLLTRELRKLGTCDQACDGEEGLQAYKSALAVGAPYDLILLDIVMPGMDGGELLRKIRADESSRAVAGESRCAIAMATTQADKQTVMRSFRDEADGYIIKPYLPGSVLRYLRRHDLISPA; this is encoded by the coding sequence ATGCGTATCCTAATCGTCGACGACGATTTCCTTTCTCGGAAACTGCTGACGCGCGAACTCCGCAAGTTGGGTACCTGCGATCAGGCTTGCGACGGCGAAGAAGGCTTGCAGGCCTATAAATCCGCGTTAGCGGTGGGCGCTCCTTACGACTTGATCCTTCTCGATATCGTGATGCCCGGAATGGACGGCGGCGAATTGTTGCGGAAGATCCGCGCCGATGAAAGCTCCCGGGCGGTGGCCGGGGAGAGCCGGTGCGCCATCGCGATGGCCACGACCCAGGCGGACAAGCAAACCGTAATGCGATCGTTCCGAGATGAAGCGGACGGGTACATCATCAAACCCTATCTACCGGGTTCCGTGCTGCGCTACCTTCGGCGGCATGACTTGATTAGCCCGGCTTGA
- a CDS encoding response regulator, protein MKEARRLRGWAASLRDGKALRESLFAAGLILAVSYVSIGYIGRTAGAAMRTQLEEWLTQSSIALSTVIDTALFASLTRPGQEGSPAYDTLYQRIHTFRERNPVFRFAYTCRLRGDSVVFVVDGTPRGDADKDGVEDHSFLMQAYPEASENLRQVLREGGARADRFPYRDAWGTFQSGCSAINGPAGSVLGAACLDMDLKSLDARLGLIRNAEWSSLFLAGALAMTAFLFILDYRARERRAQERLATLTSDLASQNQALQESQESLLEAKEKAEAATLAKSAFLATVSHEIRTPMNGVLGMAHLLQDTGLTPEQGELVGVLLDSGEHLVNLISDILDLSKIEAGRMEVERIPFDPVRLATSVCEILREKALKSGIELIANVEARQGGFVWGDPGRLRQVLFNLIGNAIKFTQKGWVRLTVMPSPQISGGLRFSVEDSGIGMNPEQIGRLFQPFIQGDSSTSRKFGGTGLGLAITSRLVSMMGGIIAVDSRPGAGSAFRVDLPLPPAPSQPHAATVAGSDPAAGPIAPGLGKEAAADPVAGPPQSPPAPDRPAPRVLFVEDNPVNQKLGMRLLGKMGCEVTLAVDGECACRLCGEGEFDLVLMDCMMPVMDGFAAARAIRAREGGGSARMPIIACTANVSQDEFKKCLEAGMDDFLGKPYRPESLKGMIEKWAYASR, encoded by the coding sequence ATGAAAGAGGCGCGCAGACTCCGCGGTTGGGCCGCTTCGCTACGCGATGGCAAGGCCCTGCGGGAAAGCCTGTTCGCGGCAGGGCTCATCCTCGCGGTTTCCTACGTCTCGATCGGCTACATCGGCCGGACGGCCGGGGCAGCGATGCGGACGCAGTTGGAAGAATGGCTTACGCAATCTTCGATAGCGCTTTCCACCGTTATCGACACCGCGCTGTTCGCTTCCCTCACGCGTCCCGGGCAGGAAGGTTCCCCCGCCTACGATACCTTGTACCAACGGATCCACACCTTCCGGGAACGGAATCCGGTCTTCCGCTTCGCGTACACCTGCCGGTTGCGGGGGGACAGCGTGGTTTTCGTGGTGGACGGGACTCCGCGCGGGGACGCGGATAAAGACGGAGTGGAAGATCATTCCTTTTTGATGCAGGCCTATCCCGAGGCATCGGAAAACCTCCGTCAGGTCTTGCGCGAGGGAGGCGCCCGGGCCGATCGGTTTCCCTACCGGGATGCCTGGGGGACCTTCCAAAGCGGATGCTCCGCCATCAACGGTCCCGCCGGCAGCGTCTTAGGGGCCGCTTGCCTGGACATGGATCTCAAGAGCCTGGATGCGCGCCTGGGGTTGATCCGTAACGCGGAATGGAGCAGCTTGTTCCTGGCCGGGGCCCTGGCCATGACCGCTTTCCTTTTCATCCTCGATTACCGCGCCCGGGAACGCCGCGCCCAAGAGCGTCTTGCGACCCTGACCAGCGATCTCGCCTCGCAAAACCAGGCCTTGCAGGAATCGCAAGAGAGCTTGTTGGAAGCGAAGGAAAAGGCCGAGGCCGCGACCCTGGCCAAGTCCGCCTTCCTGGCCACGGTCAGCCATGAAATCCGCACCCCCATGAACGGGGTGCTGGGCATGGCGCATCTCCTGCAGGACACCGGTCTCACGCCCGAGCAAGGGGAGCTGGTCGGCGTGCTCCTCGATAGCGGAGAACATCTGGTCAACCTCATCAGCGACATCCTGGACTTGTCCAAGATCGAGGCCGGCCGGATGGAGGTCGAGAGAATCCCCTTCGATCCCGTGAGGCTCGCGACGTCGGTATGCGAAATCCTGAGGGAAAAAGCGCTCAAGAGCGGCATCGAACTGATCGCGAACGTCGAGGCCCGCCAAGGCGGATTCGTATGGGGCGATCCGGGGCGGTTGCGCCAGGTCCTGTTCAACCTGATCGGGAACGCCATCAAATTCACCCAGAAGGGCTGGGTCCGGTTGACCGTGATGCCCTCGCCCCAGATCTCCGGAGGCCTCCGCTTTTCGGTGGAAGACAGCGGGATCGGGATGAACCCGGAGCAGATTGGCCGCCTCTTCCAGCCCTTCATACAGGGCGACTCCTCCACTTCTCGCAAGTTCGGCGGCACCGGGCTCGGGCTGGCCATCACTTCCCGGCTGGTTTCCATGATGGGGGGGATCATCGCGGTGGACAGCCGCCCAGGGGCGGGTTCCGCATTCAGGGTGGATTTACCCTTGCCGCCCGCGCCCTCGCAACCGCATGCGGCGACCGTGGCCGGGAGCGACCCCGCCGCCGGACCGATCGCGCCCGGCCTGGGCAAGGAAGCCGCTGCGGACCCCGTGGCAGGGCCTCCCCAATCGCCTCCGGCCCCGGACCGTCCCGCTCCTAGGGTGCTTTTCGTCGAAGACAATCCCGTCAACCAGAAGCTGGGGATGCGCTTGCTCGGGAAAATGGGATGCGAGGTGACCTTGGCCGTGGACGGGGAATGCGCGTGCCGCCTCTGCGGGGAAGGCGAGTTCGACCTAGTGCTGATGGATTGCATGATGCCGGTGATGGACGGCTTCGCCGCCGCCCGGGCCATCCGCGCGCGGGAAGGCGGGGGATCGGCGCGCATGCCTATCATCGCCTGCACCGCCAACGTGAGCCAGGATGAGTTCAAGAAATGCCTGGAAGCCGGGATGGACGACTTCCTCGGCAAGCCCTACCGGCCGGAAAGCCTGAAAGGGATGATCGAAAAGTGGGCCTACGCGTCGAGGTAG
- a CDS encoding magnesium transporter CorA family protein, with the protein MATLRGYLLKTDKSCSRIDAPAALAAADEESTKLLWLDIEGDFPEDTGAEMARILGWHPLVLENFRLASSRPKLIHFDRYTQITLHALNLSAPKDEGRTAEIDVVIAKNYLVTSHKHPVAAIAESLADVEAGRYAPHATDELLHQVVSHMIDKYVPEVEGKRDLISGLEEEALYAPASDLLERIVTLRDEMMGLGLALAPQQLILAQLASGACRHVRPFVRPYFRDAESRMRNLIDELGSYKEVLANSLELYRSAMSSRTNDTMKVLTAMSALFLPLTFLTGLFGMNVDLPLVHERHAFMAIVTLCLTSFVGMTAYFKIKNWF; encoded by the coding sequence ATGGCGACGCTACGGGGATACCTGCTTAAAACGGACAAGAGCTGCTCGCGGATCGATGCCCCGGCCGCCCTTGCCGCGGCCGACGAGGAAAGCACCAAGCTCTTGTGGCTGGACATCGAGGGGGATTTCCCCGAGGACACGGGCGCGGAGATGGCCCGCATCCTGGGCTGGCATCCCCTGGTGCTGGAGAACTTCCGCCTCGCGAGCTCTCGCCCCAAGCTGATCCACTTCGATCGTTACACCCAGATCACCTTGCATGCGCTCAATCTGTCCGCGCCCAAGGACGAGGGGCGCACCGCGGAGATCGACGTGGTGATCGCCAAGAATTACCTCGTCACCAGCCATAAGCATCCGGTGGCCGCCATCGCCGAGTCCCTGGCCGACGTGGAGGCGGGGCGTTACGCGCCGCATGCGACCGACGAACTGTTGCATCAGGTCGTCTCCCACATGATCGACAAATACGTTCCCGAGGTGGAAGGCAAACGCGACCTCATCTCCGGATTGGAAGAAGAGGCCCTCTACGCGCCGGCCTCCGATCTGCTGGAACGGATCGTGACCCTGCGGGACGAGATGATGGGCCTGGGGCTGGCCCTGGCGCCGCAGCAATTGATCTTGGCGCAACTGGCTTCCGGCGCCTGCCGCCACGTGCGCCCCTTCGTCCGACCCTATTTCCGGGACGCCGAAAGCCGGATGCGCAACCTAATCGATGAGCTGGGCAGCTACAAGGAGGTTTTGGCCAACTCCCTGGAGCTGTACCGGTCGGCCATGTCCTCCCGCACCAACGACACCATGAAGGTCTTGACCGCCATGTCGGCCCTGTTCCTGCCCCTTACCTTCCTGACCGGGCTCTTCGGCATGAACGTGGACCTGCCCCTGGTGCACGAGCGCCACGCTTTCATGGCCATCGTAACGCTATGCCTGACCAGTTTCGTTGGTATGACGGCATATTTCAAGATCAAGAACTGGTTCTGA
- a CDS encoding response regulator transcription factor yields the protein MAIIETPFVLSIHENRSIRSLIPSILKHAGYGALAVASENEAVRLLRAGYSGIRLLIMEQCGTASRPVLLEAAGGQYGAMKVLYLTPFRSLAERVADALKHPESGFLAKPFSPKALLNLVDALIGPPERSRQESWSLAREFRA from the coding sequence ATGGCGATCATCGAAACCCCTTTCGTATTGTCGATCCATGAGAACAGGTCCATCCGGAGCCTCATCCCGTCCATTTTGAAGCATGCCGGATACGGGGCTCTGGCGGTCGCCAGCGAAAACGAAGCCGTGCGCCTGCTCCGCGCCGGCTACTCCGGGATTCGCCTATTGATCATGGAACAATGCGGCACGGCATCGCGGCCGGTCCTGCTGGAGGCCGCGGGCGGGCAATACGGAGCGATGAAGGTTTTATACCTGACCCCGTTCCGTAGCCTGGCCGAGCGCGTCGCCGACGCTCTGAAGCATCCGGAGTCGGGCTTCCTCGCGAAACCGTTCAGCCCCAAAGCCTTGCTCAATCTGGTGGATGCGCTGATCGGGCCGCCGGAAAGATCCCGCCAGGAATCCTGGTCGCTGGCGCGGGAGTTTCGCGCCTAA
- a CDS encoding MMPL family transporter produces MNTSLPPVPPKRSGLWYKFVNGYVRFSYRQPLIPLILLGVVTWLAAQYSAKLRIETDLRVLLPKGTPSVVALQQAEKRMGSTDLFTIALQAPSLEAVGAFQKAIADSLMRWKEVVWVQYDQDRSFFERHALIYLPTDQLQDLRDRISGMIGGGFAKANPLVESLDDTPAAKPSLDGWPDVNALRRQGLPQDLIDALLAKVRHGKGDSAAQAQAAADAKSPPRPDSLKTRLMGWHQERGMWVGVVLAQMNHPSTDAIFSKHIYERGTALLDSMHPERFSPHMVAKVVGAYRNFNEISQVTGDIIVSSAVSLALILLLLWFFVRKVVSVVLTMVPLTIAMSWTTGVTYLIYERLTLLTMFILALIAGLGIEYTVHLYSRWAEEGRKGYHPMDGMIEAVYSSGRSLLAGAASNIFAMASLQLGHFKGFKEFGVVVSLGITFALLSTWLVLPPLFFLFVRIADWIKAKLHAHWIHVVIDFLMPGGDEVGGGILLPHLKMGPKMLKMMAVATVLFTLAVSLGPRTGFENDFEHLRGPSTSTGISYGRAVGAGRNTSPSIILGKSEAQMRSVHDSLASRYGNPADSMLKSFATIQSFVPAVDQQNARLKVMAEIRQMLGARAIEHVDSATRADLDLLRRYLGAGEFGFDSLPDWAKRFLTEANGHHGEFGYLYGELKESDAVESGKFQERFGSVPSDEGPVMVASSGFIYADVVRMVKGDGVRLAIFTFLILIFITWLDMRSWRGVVISCGFVALSAWWTYKIMGLMGLKLGMFNLVVLPTVLSSSVDSVIHLYHRRLEMGRGKIGELYQTTGSAVLAGTLNNVFGFLGLCFVAHKGMQTIGFLSTLGIGCGLLVMFTVLPWLLEWLCPAEPVQE; encoded by the coding sequence TTGAATACTTCTCTCCCTCCCGTCCCTCCTAAACGCTCCGGCCTCTGGTACAAGTTCGTCAACGGCTACGTCCGGTTCTCCTACCGGCAGCCCCTCATCCCGCTCATCCTCCTGGGCGTGGTGACTTGGTTGGCGGCCCAGTACTCCGCCAAGCTGCGCATCGAAACCGATCTACGCGTGCTCTTGCCCAAGGGGACCCCATCGGTGGTGGCCTTGCAGCAGGCGGAGAAGCGCATGGGCAGCACCGATCTCTTCACCATCGCCCTCCAGGCCCCGTCCCTTGAGGCGGTGGGCGCTTTCCAGAAAGCGATCGCCGATTCGTTGATGCGCTGGAAGGAGGTGGTTTGGGTCCAATACGATCAGGATCGCAGCTTCTTCGAGCGGCACGCCTTGATTTACCTGCCTACCGATCAGCTCCAGGATCTGCGCGATCGCATCTCCGGGATGATCGGCGGGGGATTCGCCAAGGCCAACCCGCTGGTGGAGAGCCTGGACGATACGCCCGCGGCCAAGCCGAGCCTGGACGGCTGGCCGGACGTGAACGCCTTGCGGCGCCAAGGGCTGCCGCAGGATCTGATCGACGCCCTTTTGGCCAAGGTGCGTCATGGCAAGGGGGATTCCGCGGCCCAAGCGCAGGCCGCCGCGGATGCCAAGAGCCCGCCCCGGCCCGACAGCCTCAAGACCCGCCTGATGGGCTGGCATCAGGAAAGGGGTATGTGGGTGGGCGTAGTGCTGGCCCAAATGAACCATCCTTCCACCGACGCCATCTTCTCCAAGCATATCTACGAGCGGGGCACGGCCCTGCTCGACTCGATGCATCCCGAGCGCTTTTCCCCGCACATGGTGGCGAAAGTGGTGGGCGCCTACCGGAACTTCAACGAGATCAGCCAGGTCACCGGCGATATTATCGTTTCCAGCGCCGTCTCCCTGGCGCTCATCCTCTTGCTCCTGTGGTTCTTCGTCCGCAAGGTGGTGAGCGTGGTCCTCACCATGGTTCCCCTCACCATTGCGATGTCGTGGACCACCGGCGTCACCTATCTCATCTACGAGCGCCTCACCCTGCTCACCATGTTCATCCTGGCCCTGATAGCCGGCCTGGGCATCGAATACACCGTGCATCTTTATTCGCGCTGGGCGGAGGAGGGGCGAAAAGGCTACCACCCCATGGACGGCATGATCGAGGCGGTCTATAGCAGCGGGCGTTCCCTGCTGGCGGGCGCCGCGAGCAACATCTTCGCCATGGCCAGCCTGCAGTTGGGGCATTTCAAGGGCTTCAAGGAATTCGGCGTCGTGGTCAGCCTCGGTATCACCTTCGCCCTGCTCTCCACCTGGCTGGTGCTGCCGCCCCTCTTCTTCCTGTTCGTGCGGATTGCCGATTGGATCAAAGCGAAATTGCATGCCCATTGGATCCACGTAGTGATCGACTTCCTCATGCCGGGAGGCGACGAGGTGGGCGGGGGGATTCTGCTGCCCCATCTCAAGATGGGCCCGAAGATGCTCAAGATGATGGCGGTGGCCACCGTCCTTTTCACCCTGGCCGTCTCCTTGGGGCCGCGCACGGGATTCGAGAACGACTTCGAGCATCTGCGCGGGCCTAGCACCTCGACGGGCATCAGCTACGGGCGCGCCGTGGGCGCGGGCCGCAACACTTCGCCCTCCATCATCCTGGGGAAGAGCGAGGCGCAGATGCGTTCGGTGCACGATTCCCTGGCGTCCCGATACGGCAATCCCGCCGATAGCATGCTGAAGAGCTTCGCCACCATCCAATCCTTCGTGCCCGCGGTCGATCAGCAGAACGCCCGCCTGAAGGTCATGGCCGAGATCAGGCAGATGCTCGGCGCCCGCGCCATCGAGCATGTCGATAGCGCCACCCGGGCCGACCTGGACTTGCTGCGGCGCTACCTGGGGGCCGGCGAATTCGGTTTCGATTCGCTTCCCGATTGGGCCAAACGCTTCCTCACCGAGGCGAACGGCCATCACGGGGAGTTCGGCTACCTCTACGGCGAACTGAAGGAAAGCGACGCGGTGGAAAGCGGCAAGTTCCAGGAACGCTTCGGCAGCGTCCCTTCCGATGAGGGGCCGGTCATGGTGGCCTCCAGCGGTTTCATCTACGCGGACGTGGTGCGCATGGTGAAGGGCGACGGCGTGCGCCTGGCCATTTTCACCTTCCTGATCCTGATTTTCATCACCTGGCTGGACATGCGTTCCTGGCGCGGCGTGGTCATCAGCTGCGGCTTCGTGGCGCTCTCCGCATGGTGGACCTACAAGATCATGGGCTTGATGGGGCTTAAGCTGGGCATGTTCAATCTGGTGGTCTTGCCCACCGTGCTCTCTTCCTCGGTGGATTCGGTCATCCATCTATACCATCGCCGCTTGGAAATGGGCCGGGGCAAGATCGGCGAACTGTATCAGACCACCGGTTCGGCGGTGCTGGCGGGCACCCTCAATAACGTGTTCGGATTCCTGGGGCTTTGCTTCGTGGCCCACAAGGGCATGCAGACCATCGGCTTCCTGTCCACCCTCGGCATCGGGTGCGGCCTGTTGGTGATGTTCACCGTGCTGCCCTGGCTGTTGGAATGGCTGTGCCCGGCGGAGCCGGTGCAGGAGTGA
- a CDS encoding Hpt domain-containing protein → MEIRSVNPETLASLKEYADPEDPDFLRDILGTYLADSETRLAATREAYRTGDVEALFRLLHTLKGSSLNVGAEALSALLQALEREAKEGKLPEADDLRAIEAEFSRVKQELSAYLDA, encoded by the coding sequence GTGGAAATCAGGTCCGTAAATCCCGAGACGCTCGCGTCCCTGAAGGAATATGCCGACCCTGAAGATCCGGACTTTTTACGGGATATCCTGGGAACCTACCTCGCCGATTCCGAGACCCGTTTGGCGGCGACCCGGGAGGCCTACCGGACGGGCGATGTCGAGGCCCTATTTCGCCTCTTGCATACCTTGAAAGGCAGCAGCCTCAACGTGGGAGCCGAAGCCCTCTCCGCTCTGCTGCAAGCGTTGGAACGGGAGGCGAAAGAGGGCAAATTGCCGGAAGCGGATGACCTGCGCGCGATCGAGGCCGAATTCTCCCGGGTCAAGCAAGAGCTCTCCGCCTACCTCGACGCGTAG